In Macadamia integrifolia cultivar HAES 741 chromosome 5, SCU_Mint_v3, whole genome shotgun sequence, a single window of DNA contains:
- the LOC122079348 gene encoding uncharacterized protein LOC122079348 isoform X1 — MQGKSRRRRVDVSVQSSDDDEEDDGRRLITTPEVFSGVFSSSSSALTFSSFSSSLSVTELDLVLVLFIIIYFVSAVTGFCWEVSTMATTANTAPLESSVPVSQEDLTAKAVHKRYEGLVTVRTKAIKGKGAWYWAHLEPILVHNSDTGLPKAVKLRCSLCDAVFSASNPSRTASEHLKRGTCPNFSSIPKPISSVSPPPITTLASPSSSHPPQSHHHYPNHRKRSASSAAAGGGGSGGGSGTSSYQVPPLAMVDPSRLCSDLGYSSPAVVATTSSAASLPPPQQQHLMLSGGKEDLGALAMLEDSVKKLKSPKNSPCPTLSKNQIDSALNLLADWLYESCGAVSISSIEHPKFRAFLNQVGLPAVSRKEFAGSRLDTKFEEAKNESDARIRDAMFFQVASDGWKPKQSGFVSGENLVNLTVNLPNGTSVYRKAVFTSGLVPSKYAEEILWETITGICGSVMQRCVGIVADKFKAKALRNLENQNHWMVNLSCQLQGFIGLIKDFSRELPLFKNVTLNCLKLANFFNSQSQVRNSFQKYQLQELEHAGLLRVPPPEFENTKNYASVYAMLEDIMSSARALQSVVMDESYKIACVDDPVAREVADIIEDLGFWSDLEAVYALVKLIRGMAQEIEAERPLVGQCLPLWKELRTKLKEWCAKFNIAEGPVEKLIEKRFKKNYHPAWSAAFILDPLYLVKDTSGKYLPPFKCLTPEQEKDVDKLITRLVSREEAHIALMELMKWRSEGLDPLYAQAVQVKQQDPTTGKMKIANPQSSRLVWETCLSEFKSLGKVAVRLIFLHATSCGFKCNWSFLRWVCSHGHSRLGMERAQKMIFIAAHSKLERREFSDEEDKDVELFAAANGDWRGQHERHGLCVGIVE, encoded by the exons ATGCAAGGAAAGAGTCGTCGTCGCCGAGTTGATGTTAGCGTTCAAAGTTCCGATGacgatgaggaggatgatggaAGAAGACTAATAACAACACCAGAAGTGTTCTCAggggttttttcttcttcttcttccgctctcaccttctcttctttttcttcatctttgtcTGTAACTGAACTGGACCTCGTTTTAGTATTattcattattatttattttgtttccgCCGTCACTGGGTTCTGCTGGGAAGTATCAACAATGGCGACTACTGCCAATACTGCTCCGTTAGAGTCCTCGGTTCCAGTCTCGCAAGAAGACCTCACGGCGAAGGCGGTCCACAAGCGCTATGAGGGGTTGGTGACGGTGAGGACCAAAGCCATAAAGGGCAAAGGGGCTTGGTACTGGGCACACCTGGAGCCCATACTGGTTCACAATTCCGATACTGGCCTACCCAAGGCCGTCAAGCTCCGCTGCTCTCTGTGCGATGCTGTGTTCTCTGCTTCGAACCCATCTCGCACTGCTTCAGAACATCTCAAGAGGGGTACTTGCCCCAATTTCAGTTCCATTCCCAAACCCATATCCTCGGTTTCACCTCCTCCCATCACTACCCTCGCCTCCCCTTCATCGTCTCACCCTCCCCAATCTCACCACCACTATCCCAACCACCGCAAACGTAGTGCATCTTCCGCCGCCGCtggcggtggtggtagtggCGGTGGCAGCGGGACTTCCTCCTACCAGGTCCCACCACTCGCCATGGTCGACCCTTCCCGCTTGTGCTCCGACCTCGGTTACTCCTCCCCTGCAGTGGTTGCTACTACGAGTTCTGCAGCGTCTTTGCCTCCACCTCAGCAGCAGCATTTGATGTTGTCGGGTGGGAAGGAAGACTTAGGTGCTCTCGCCATGCTTGAGGATAGCGTGAAGAAGCTCAAGAGTCCCAAGAACTCCCCATGCCCGACCCTTAGCAAGAACCAAATTGACTCAGCTCTGAACCTCCTCGCCGATTGGCTCTATGAGTCCTGTGGTGCCGTCTCCATCTCAAGTATCGAGCACCCCAAGTTCCGAGCGTTCCTTAACCAGGTGGGTCTGCCTGCAGTCTCTCGCAAGGAGTTTGCGGGTTCGAGGTTGGATACCAAGTTCGAAGAAGCCAAGAACGAGTCAGATGCCAGGATTAGGGATGCGATGTTCTTCCAAGTTGCCTCTGATGGATGGAAACCGAAGCAGTCAGGATTTGTTAGTGGAGAAAACTTGGTGAATTTAACGGTGAACCTTCCCAATGGAACCAGCGTGTATAGAAAGGCGGTATTTACTAGTGGCCTTGTTCCGTCCAAGTATGCCGAAGAGATTCTGTGGGAGACGATCACGGGCATATGTGGGAGTGTTATGCAACGTTGTGTGGGGATCGTTGCTGACAAGTTCAAGGCCAAGGCATTGAGGAATTTGGAGAATCAGAACCATTGGATGGTTAACCTTTCTTGCCAGCTTCAGGGGTTTATTGGCCTTATCAAAGACTTCAGCAGAGAACTACCACTGTTCAAGAATGTTACTCTTAACTGCCTAAAGCTTGCAAATTTTTTCAATTCCCAGTCTCAAGTTCGTAACAGCTTCCAGAAGTACCAATTGCAGGAGCTTGAACACGCTGGTTTGCTTCGGGTACCCCCACCTGAGTTTGAGAATACTAAGAACTACGCTTCTGTGTATGCCATGTTggaggacattatgagttcAGCCAGGGCACTTCAGTCGGTTGTGATGGATGAGTCGTATAAAATTGCATGCGTGGACGACCCAGTTGCGAGGGAGGTGGCCGATATTATTGAGGACTTGGGGTTTTGGAGTGATTTAGAGGCAGTTTACGCCCTTGTGAAGCTGATCAGAGGGATGGCTCAGGAGATTGAGGCAGAGAGACCGTTGGTCGGACAATGCCTTCCTCTTTGGAAGGAGCTGAGGACAAAACTGAAGGAATGGTGTGCCAAATTCAACATTGCAGAAGGACCCGTTGAGAAGTTAATCGAAAAGAGGTTCAAGAAAAACTACCATCCAGCTTGGTCAGCTGCTTTCATACTTGACCCTCTCTACTTGGTAAAGGACACAAGTGGAAAGTACCTCCCACCCTTCAAGTGCTTGACACCTGAGCAGGAGAAGGATGTGGACAAGCTCATAACCAGGTTAGTATCCAGGGAGGAGGCCCATATTGCACTGATGGAGCTCATGAAGTGGAGGTCAGAAGGTCTTGACCCCCTGTATGCACAGGCTGTCCAGGTTAAACAGCAAGACCCCACGACGGGGAAGATGAAAATTGCAAATCCGCAGAGCAGTAGATTGGTGTGGGAAACATGCCTCAGCGAATTCAAGTCATTAGGGAAAGTCGCAGTGAGGCTCATTTTCCTCCATGCAACATCTTGCGGTTTCAAGTGCAACTGGTCATTCTTGAGGTGGGTATGCTCCCATGGGCACTCAAGGCTAGGTATGGAGAGGGCTCAGAAGATGATATTCATTGCAGCCCATTCAAAGCTTGAAAGGCGAGAGTTTTCTGATGAGGAGGACAAGGATGTCGAGCTGTTCGCTGCAGCAAATG GGGACTGGAGAGGCCAACATGAGAGACATGGTTTATGTGTGGGAATTGTTGAGTAA
- the LOC122079348 gene encoding uncharacterized protein LOC122079348 isoform X4, whose amino-acid sequence MQGKSRRRRVDVSVQSSDDDEEDDGRRLITTPEVFSGVFSSSSSALTFSSFSSSLSVTELDLVLVLFIIIYFVSAVTGFCWEVSTMATTANTAPLESSVPVSQEDLTAKAVHKRYEGLVTVRTKAIKGKGAWYWAHLEPILVHNSDTGLPKAVKLRCSLCDAVFSASNPSRTASEHLKRGTCPNFSSIPKPISSVSPPPITTLASPSSSHPPQSHHHYPNHRKRSASSAAAGGGGSGGGSGTSSYQVPPLAMVDPSRLCSDLGYSSPAVVATTSSAASLPPPQQQHLMLSGGKEDLGALAMLEDSVKKLKSPKNSPCPTLSKNQIDSALNLLADWLYESCGAVSISSIEHPKFRAFLNQVGLPAVSRKEFAGSRLDTKFEEAKNESDARIRDAMFFQVASDGWKPKQSGFVSGENLVNLTVNLPNGTSVYRKAVFTSGLVPSKYAEEILWETITGICGSVMQRCVGIVADKFKAKALRNLENQNHWMVNLSCQLQGFIGLIKDFSRELPLFKNVTLNCLKLANFFNSQSQVRNSFQKYQLQELEHAGLLRVPPPEFENTKNYASVYAMLEDIMSSARALQSVVMDESYKIACVDDPVAREVADIIEDLGFWSDLEAVYALVKLIRGMAQEIEAERPLVGQCLPLWKELRTKLKEWCAKFNIAEGPVEKLIEKRFKKNYHPAWSAAFILDPLYLVKDTSGKYLPPFKCLTPEQEKDVDKLITRLVSREEAHIALMELMKWRSEGLDPLYAQAVQVKQQDPTTGKMKIANPQSSRLVWETCLSEFKSLGKVAVRLIFLHATSCGFKCNWSFLRWVCSHGHSRLGMERAQKMIFIAAHSKLERREFSDEEDKDVELFAAANAF is encoded by the exons ATGCAAGGAAAGAGTCGTCGTCGCCGAGTTGATGTTAGCGTTCAAAGTTCCGATGacgatgaggaggatgatggaAGAAGACTAATAACAACACCAGAAGTGTTCTCAggggttttttcttcttcttcttccgctctcaccttctcttctttttcttcatctttgtcTGTAACTGAACTGGACCTCGTTTTAGTATTattcattattatttattttgtttccgCCGTCACTGGGTTCTGCTGGGAAGTATCAACAATGGCGACTACTGCCAATACTGCTCCGTTAGAGTCCTCGGTTCCAGTCTCGCAAGAAGACCTCACGGCGAAGGCGGTCCACAAGCGCTATGAGGGGTTGGTGACGGTGAGGACCAAAGCCATAAAGGGCAAAGGGGCTTGGTACTGGGCACACCTGGAGCCCATACTGGTTCACAATTCCGATACTGGCCTACCCAAGGCCGTCAAGCTCCGCTGCTCTCTGTGCGATGCTGTGTTCTCTGCTTCGAACCCATCTCGCACTGCTTCAGAACATCTCAAGAGGGGTACTTGCCCCAATTTCAGTTCCATTCCCAAACCCATATCCTCGGTTTCACCTCCTCCCATCACTACCCTCGCCTCCCCTTCATCGTCTCACCCTCCCCAATCTCACCACCACTATCCCAACCACCGCAAACGTAGTGCATCTTCCGCCGCCGCtggcggtggtggtagtggCGGTGGCAGCGGGACTTCCTCCTACCAGGTCCCACCACTCGCCATGGTCGACCCTTCCCGCTTGTGCTCCGACCTCGGTTACTCCTCCCCTGCAGTGGTTGCTACTACGAGTTCTGCAGCGTCTTTGCCTCCACCTCAGCAGCAGCATTTGATGTTGTCGGGTGGGAAGGAAGACTTAGGTGCTCTCGCCATGCTTGAGGATAGCGTGAAGAAGCTCAAGAGTCCCAAGAACTCCCCATGCCCGACCCTTAGCAAGAACCAAATTGACTCAGCTCTGAACCTCCTCGCCGATTGGCTCTATGAGTCCTGTGGTGCCGTCTCCATCTCAAGTATCGAGCACCCCAAGTTCCGAGCGTTCCTTAACCAGGTGGGTCTGCCTGCAGTCTCTCGCAAGGAGTTTGCGGGTTCGAGGTTGGATACCAAGTTCGAAGAAGCCAAGAACGAGTCAGATGCCAGGATTAGGGATGCGATGTTCTTCCAAGTTGCCTCTGATGGATGGAAACCGAAGCAGTCAGGATTTGTTAGTGGAGAAAACTTGGTGAATTTAACGGTGAACCTTCCCAATGGAACCAGCGTGTATAGAAAGGCGGTATTTACTAGTGGCCTTGTTCCGTCCAAGTATGCCGAAGAGATTCTGTGGGAGACGATCACGGGCATATGTGGGAGTGTTATGCAACGTTGTGTGGGGATCGTTGCTGACAAGTTCAAGGCCAAGGCATTGAGGAATTTGGAGAATCAGAACCATTGGATGGTTAACCTTTCTTGCCAGCTTCAGGGGTTTATTGGCCTTATCAAAGACTTCAGCAGAGAACTACCACTGTTCAAGAATGTTACTCTTAACTGCCTAAAGCTTGCAAATTTTTTCAATTCCCAGTCTCAAGTTCGTAACAGCTTCCAGAAGTACCAATTGCAGGAGCTTGAACACGCTGGTTTGCTTCGGGTACCCCCACCTGAGTTTGAGAATACTAAGAACTACGCTTCTGTGTATGCCATGTTggaggacattatgagttcAGCCAGGGCACTTCAGTCGGTTGTGATGGATGAGTCGTATAAAATTGCATGCGTGGACGACCCAGTTGCGAGGGAGGTGGCCGATATTATTGAGGACTTGGGGTTTTGGAGTGATTTAGAGGCAGTTTACGCCCTTGTGAAGCTGATCAGAGGGATGGCTCAGGAGATTGAGGCAGAGAGACCGTTGGTCGGACAATGCCTTCCTCTTTGGAAGGAGCTGAGGACAAAACTGAAGGAATGGTGTGCCAAATTCAACATTGCAGAAGGACCCGTTGAGAAGTTAATCGAAAAGAGGTTCAAGAAAAACTACCATCCAGCTTGGTCAGCTGCTTTCATACTTGACCCTCTCTACTTGGTAAAGGACACAAGTGGAAAGTACCTCCCACCCTTCAAGTGCTTGACACCTGAGCAGGAGAAGGATGTGGACAAGCTCATAACCAGGTTAGTATCCAGGGAGGAGGCCCATATTGCACTGATGGAGCTCATGAAGTGGAGGTCAGAAGGTCTTGACCCCCTGTATGCACAGGCTGTCCAGGTTAAACAGCAAGACCCCACGACGGGGAAGATGAAAATTGCAAATCCGCAGAGCAGTAGATTGGTGTGGGAAACATGCCTCAGCGAATTCAAGTCATTAGGGAAAGTCGCAGTGAGGCTCATTTTCCTCCATGCAACATCTTGCGGTTTCAAGTGCAACTGGTCATTCTTGAGGTGGGTATGCTCCCATGGGCACTCAAGGCTAGGTATGGAGAGGGCTCAGAAGATGATATTCATTGCAGCCCATTCAAAGCTTGAAAGGCGAGAGTTTTCTGATGAGGAGGACAAGGATGTCGAGCTGTTCGCTGCAGCAAATG cTTTTTGA
- the LOC122079348 gene encoding uncharacterized protein LOC122079348 isoform X2, translated as MQGKSRRRRVDVSVQSSDDDEEDDGRRLITTPEVFSGVFSSSSSALTFSSFSSSLSVTELDLVLVLFIIIYFVSAVTGFCWEVSTMATTANTAPLESSVPVSQEDLTAKAVHKRYEGLVTVRTKAIKGKGAWYWAHLEPILVHNSDTGLPKAVKLRCSLCDAVFSASNPSRTASEHLKRGTCPNFSSIPKPISSVSPPPITTLASPSSSHPPQSHHHYPNHRKRSASSAAAGGGGSGGGSGTSSYQVPPLAMVDPSRLCSDLGYSSPAVVATTSSAASLPPPQQQHLMLSGGKEDLGALAMLEDSVKKLKSPKNSPCPTLSKNQIDSALNLLADWLYESCGAVSISSIEHPKFRAFLNQVGLPAVSRKEFAGSRLDTKFEEAKNESDARIRDAMFFQVASDGWKPKQSGFVSGENLVNLTVNLPNGTSVYRKAVFTSGLVPSKYAEEILWETITGICGSVMQRCVGIVADKFKAKALRNLENQNHWMVNLSCQLQGFIGLIKDFSRELPLFKNVTLNCLKLANFFNSQSQVRNSFQKYQLQELEHAGLLRVPPPEFENTKNYASVYAMLEDIMSSARALQSVVMDESYKIACVDDPVAREVADIIEDLGFWSDLEAVYALVKLIRGMAQEIEAERPLVGQCLPLWKELRTKLKEWCAKFNIAEGPVEKLIEKRFKKNYHPAWSAAFILDPLYLVKDTSGKYLPPFKCLTPEQEKDVDKLITRLVSREEAHIALMELMKWRSEGLDPLYAQAVQVKQQDPTTGKMKIANPQSSRLVWETCLSEFKSLGKVAVRLIFLHATSCGFKCNWSFLRWVCSHGHSRLGMERAQKMIFIAAHSKLERREFSDEEDKDVELFAAANGEDDVLNEVFVDPSSV; from the coding sequence ATGCAAGGAAAGAGTCGTCGTCGCCGAGTTGATGTTAGCGTTCAAAGTTCCGATGacgatgaggaggatgatggaAGAAGACTAATAACAACACCAGAAGTGTTCTCAggggttttttcttcttcttcttccgctctcaccttctcttctttttcttcatctttgtcTGTAACTGAACTGGACCTCGTTTTAGTATTattcattattatttattttgtttccgCCGTCACTGGGTTCTGCTGGGAAGTATCAACAATGGCGACTACTGCCAATACTGCTCCGTTAGAGTCCTCGGTTCCAGTCTCGCAAGAAGACCTCACGGCGAAGGCGGTCCACAAGCGCTATGAGGGGTTGGTGACGGTGAGGACCAAAGCCATAAAGGGCAAAGGGGCTTGGTACTGGGCACACCTGGAGCCCATACTGGTTCACAATTCCGATACTGGCCTACCCAAGGCCGTCAAGCTCCGCTGCTCTCTGTGCGATGCTGTGTTCTCTGCTTCGAACCCATCTCGCACTGCTTCAGAACATCTCAAGAGGGGTACTTGCCCCAATTTCAGTTCCATTCCCAAACCCATATCCTCGGTTTCACCTCCTCCCATCACTACCCTCGCCTCCCCTTCATCGTCTCACCCTCCCCAATCTCACCACCACTATCCCAACCACCGCAAACGTAGTGCATCTTCCGCCGCCGCtggcggtggtggtagtggCGGTGGCAGCGGGACTTCCTCCTACCAGGTCCCACCACTCGCCATGGTCGACCCTTCCCGCTTGTGCTCCGACCTCGGTTACTCCTCCCCTGCAGTGGTTGCTACTACGAGTTCTGCAGCGTCTTTGCCTCCACCTCAGCAGCAGCATTTGATGTTGTCGGGTGGGAAGGAAGACTTAGGTGCTCTCGCCATGCTTGAGGATAGCGTGAAGAAGCTCAAGAGTCCCAAGAACTCCCCATGCCCGACCCTTAGCAAGAACCAAATTGACTCAGCTCTGAACCTCCTCGCCGATTGGCTCTATGAGTCCTGTGGTGCCGTCTCCATCTCAAGTATCGAGCACCCCAAGTTCCGAGCGTTCCTTAACCAGGTGGGTCTGCCTGCAGTCTCTCGCAAGGAGTTTGCGGGTTCGAGGTTGGATACCAAGTTCGAAGAAGCCAAGAACGAGTCAGATGCCAGGATTAGGGATGCGATGTTCTTCCAAGTTGCCTCTGATGGATGGAAACCGAAGCAGTCAGGATTTGTTAGTGGAGAAAACTTGGTGAATTTAACGGTGAACCTTCCCAATGGAACCAGCGTGTATAGAAAGGCGGTATTTACTAGTGGCCTTGTTCCGTCCAAGTATGCCGAAGAGATTCTGTGGGAGACGATCACGGGCATATGTGGGAGTGTTATGCAACGTTGTGTGGGGATCGTTGCTGACAAGTTCAAGGCCAAGGCATTGAGGAATTTGGAGAATCAGAACCATTGGATGGTTAACCTTTCTTGCCAGCTTCAGGGGTTTATTGGCCTTATCAAAGACTTCAGCAGAGAACTACCACTGTTCAAGAATGTTACTCTTAACTGCCTAAAGCTTGCAAATTTTTTCAATTCCCAGTCTCAAGTTCGTAACAGCTTCCAGAAGTACCAATTGCAGGAGCTTGAACACGCTGGTTTGCTTCGGGTACCCCCACCTGAGTTTGAGAATACTAAGAACTACGCTTCTGTGTATGCCATGTTggaggacattatgagttcAGCCAGGGCACTTCAGTCGGTTGTGATGGATGAGTCGTATAAAATTGCATGCGTGGACGACCCAGTTGCGAGGGAGGTGGCCGATATTATTGAGGACTTGGGGTTTTGGAGTGATTTAGAGGCAGTTTACGCCCTTGTGAAGCTGATCAGAGGGATGGCTCAGGAGATTGAGGCAGAGAGACCGTTGGTCGGACAATGCCTTCCTCTTTGGAAGGAGCTGAGGACAAAACTGAAGGAATGGTGTGCCAAATTCAACATTGCAGAAGGACCCGTTGAGAAGTTAATCGAAAAGAGGTTCAAGAAAAACTACCATCCAGCTTGGTCAGCTGCTTTCATACTTGACCCTCTCTACTTGGTAAAGGACACAAGTGGAAAGTACCTCCCACCCTTCAAGTGCTTGACACCTGAGCAGGAGAAGGATGTGGACAAGCTCATAACCAGGTTAGTATCCAGGGAGGAGGCCCATATTGCACTGATGGAGCTCATGAAGTGGAGGTCAGAAGGTCTTGACCCCCTGTATGCACAGGCTGTCCAGGTTAAACAGCAAGACCCCACGACGGGGAAGATGAAAATTGCAAATCCGCAGAGCAGTAGATTGGTGTGGGAAACATGCCTCAGCGAATTCAAGTCATTAGGGAAAGTCGCAGTGAGGCTCATTTTCCTCCATGCAACATCTTGCGGTTTCAAGTGCAACTGGTCATTCTTGAGGTGGGTATGCTCCCATGGGCACTCAAGGCTAGGTATGGAGAGGGCTCAGAAGATGATATTCATTGCAGCCCATTCAAAGCTTGAAAGGCGAGAGTTTTCTGATGAGGAGGACAAGGATGTCGAGCTGTTCGCTGCAGCAAATGGTGAGGATGATGTGCTCAATGAGGTCTTTGTTGATCCATCCTCTGTGTAA
- the LOC122079348 gene encoding uncharacterized protein LOC122079348 isoform X3 encodes MQGKSRRRRVDVSVQSSDDDEEDDGRRLITTPEVFSGVFSSSSSALTFSSFSSSLSVTELDLVLVLFIIIYFVSAVTGFCWEVSTMATTANTAPLESSVPVSQEDLTAKAVHKRYEGLVTVRTKAIKGKGAWYWAHLEPILVHNSDTGLPKAVKLRCSLCDAVFSASNPSRTASEHLKRGTCPNFSSIPKPISSVSPPPITTLASPSSSHPPQSHHHYPNHRKRSASSAAAGGGGSGGGSGTSSYQVPPLAMVDPSRLCSDLGYSSPAVVATTSSAASLPPPQQQHLMLSGGKEDLGALAMLEDSVKKLKSPKNSPCPTLSKNQIDSALNLLADWLYESCGAVSISSIEHPKFRAFLNQVGLPAVSRKEFAGSRLDTKFEEAKNESDARIRDAMFFQVASDGWKPKQSGFVSGENLVNLTVNLPNGTSVYRKAVFTSGLVPSKYAEEILWETITGICGSVMQRCVGIVADKFKAKALRNLENQNHWMVNLSCQLQGFIGLIKDFSRELPLFKNVTLNCLKLANFFNSQSQVRNSFQKYQLQELEHAGLLRVPPPEFENTKNYASVYAMLEDIMSSARALQSVVMDESYKIACVDDPVAREVADIIEDLGFWSDLEAVYALVKLIRGMAQEIEAERPLVGQCLPLWKELRTKLKEWCAKFNIAEGPVEKLIEKRFKKNYHPAWSAAFILDPLYLVKDTSGKYLPPFKCLTPEQEKDVDKLITRLVSREEAHIALMELMKWRSEGLDPLYAQAVQVKQQDPTTGKMKIANPQSSRLVWETCLSEFKSLGKVAVRLIFLHATSCGFKCNWSFLRWVCSHGHSRLGMERAQKMIFIAAHSKLERREFSDEEDKDVELFAAANDIRGLERPT; translated from the exons ATGCAAGGAAAGAGTCGTCGTCGCCGAGTTGATGTTAGCGTTCAAAGTTCCGATGacgatgaggaggatgatggaAGAAGACTAATAACAACACCAGAAGTGTTCTCAggggttttttcttcttcttcttccgctctcaccttctcttctttttcttcatctttgtcTGTAACTGAACTGGACCTCGTTTTAGTATTattcattattatttattttgtttccgCCGTCACTGGGTTCTGCTGGGAAGTATCAACAATGGCGACTACTGCCAATACTGCTCCGTTAGAGTCCTCGGTTCCAGTCTCGCAAGAAGACCTCACGGCGAAGGCGGTCCACAAGCGCTATGAGGGGTTGGTGACGGTGAGGACCAAAGCCATAAAGGGCAAAGGGGCTTGGTACTGGGCACACCTGGAGCCCATACTGGTTCACAATTCCGATACTGGCCTACCCAAGGCCGTCAAGCTCCGCTGCTCTCTGTGCGATGCTGTGTTCTCTGCTTCGAACCCATCTCGCACTGCTTCAGAACATCTCAAGAGGGGTACTTGCCCCAATTTCAGTTCCATTCCCAAACCCATATCCTCGGTTTCACCTCCTCCCATCACTACCCTCGCCTCCCCTTCATCGTCTCACCCTCCCCAATCTCACCACCACTATCCCAACCACCGCAAACGTAGTGCATCTTCCGCCGCCGCtggcggtggtggtagtggCGGTGGCAGCGGGACTTCCTCCTACCAGGTCCCACCACTCGCCATGGTCGACCCTTCCCGCTTGTGCTCCGACCTCGGTTACTCCTCCCCTGCAGTGGTTGCTACTACGAGTTCTGCAGCGTCTTTGCCTCCACCTCAGCAGCAGCATTTGATGTTGTCGGGTGGGAAGGAAGACTTAGGTGCTCTCGCCATGCTTGAGGATAGCGTGAAGAAGCTCAAGAGTCCCAAGAACTCCCCATGCCCGACCCTTAGCAAGAACCAAATTGACTCAGCTCTGAACCTCCTCGCCGATTGGCTCTATGAGTCCTGTGGTGCCGTCTCCATCTCAAGTATCGAGCACCCCAAGTTCCGAGCGTTCCTTAACCAGGTGGGTCTGCCTGCAGTCTCTCGCAAGGAGTTTGCGGGTTCGAGGTTGGATACCAAGTTCGAAGAAGCCAAGAACGAGTCAGATGCCAGGATTAGGGATGCGATGTTCTTCCAAGTTGCCTCTGATGGATGGAAACCGAAGCAGTCAGGATTTGTTAGTGGAGAAAACTTGGTGAATTTAACGGTGAACCTTCCCAATGGAACCAGCGTGTATAGAAAGGCGGTATTTACTAGTGGCCTTGTTCCGTCCAAGTATGCCGAAGAGATTCTGTGGGAGACGATCACGGGCATATGTGGGAGTGTTATGCAACGTTGTGTGGGGATCGTTGCTGACAAGTTCAAGGCCAAGGCATTGAGGAATTTGGAGAATCAGAACCATTGGATGGTTAACCTTTCTTGCCAGCTTCAGGGGTTTATTGGCCTTATCAAAGACTTCAGCAGAGAACTACCACTGTTCAAGAATGTTACTCTTAACTGCCTAAAGCTTGCAAATTTTTTCAATTCCCAGTCTCAAGTTCGTAACAGCTTCCAGAAGTACCAATTGCAGGAGCTTGAACACGCTGGTTTGCTTCGGGTACCCCCACCTGAGTTTGAGAATACTAAGAACTACGCTTCTGTGTATGCCATGTTggaggacattatgagttcAGCCAGGGCACTTCAGTCGGTTGTGATGGATGAGTCGTATAAAATTGCATGCGTGGACGACCCAGTTGCGAGGGAGGTGGCCGATATTATTGAGGACTTGGGGTTTTGGAGTGATTTAGAGGCAGTTTACGCCCTTGTGAAGCTGATCAGAGGGATGGCTCAGGAGATTGAGGCAGAGAGACCGTTGGTCGGACAATGCCTTCCTCTTTGGAAGGAGCTGAGGACAAAACTGAAGGAATGGTGTGCCAAATTCAACATTGCAGAAGGACCCGTTGAGAAGTTAATCGAAAAGAGGTTCAAGAAAAACTACCATCCAGCTTGGTCAGCTGCTTTCATACTTGACCCTCTCTACTTGGTAAAGGACACAAGTGGAAAGTACCTCCCACCCTTCAAGTGCTTGACACCTGAGCAGGAGAAGGATGTGGACAAGCTCATAACCAGGTTAGTATCCAGGGAGGAGGCCCATATTGCACTGATGGAGCTCATGAAGTGGAGGTCAGAAGGTCTTGACCCCCTGTATGCACAGGCTGTCCAGGTTAAACAGCAAGACCCCACGACGGGGAAGATGAAAATTGCAAATCCGCAGAGCAGTAGATTGGTGTGGGAAACATGCCTCAGCGAATTCAAGTCATTAGGGAAAGTCGCAGTGAGGCTCATTTTCCTCCATGCAACATCTTGCGGTTTCAAGTGCAACTGGTCATTCTTGAGGTGGGTATGCTCCCATGGGCACTCAAGGCTAGGTATGGAGAGGGCTCAGAAGATGATATTCATTGCAGCCCATTCAAAGCTTGAAAGGCGAGAGTTTTCTGATGAGGAGGACAAGGATGTCGAGCTGTTCGCTGCAGCAAATG ATATCAGGGGACTGGAGAGGCCAACATGA